Genomic DNA from Prunus persica cultivar Lovell chromosome G1, Prunus_persica_NCBIv2, whole genome shotgun sequence:
aatttcttcttttctcactttggtttctctttttctttttttcttttttatgagaAACATTATTGTTTCAATCTCTCTTTCCCCTTCTAttctcaaaaccaaccaatgTAATTAGTGTGTCAATATATAAGATTGAAAGCTGACCCTGTAATGCAATTGGAAATACTGGTAAGTatgtaaaatgaaaatggatCAGCAGAGTACTGAAATTGAGACCACATAAGATAAGCAAAGCACTatgtttgagagaaaaaaattagaattgcTTCAACGTAGACCACATACCAAGAAGCATTGCTTGTCTACGTACACCATAAACACCTATATTTGCTTTACaactatatataataaaacatACAGGTATAAACATCTTGCAAGAGCTGAATTGTCCTCCCCTGTTCTTCTATAAACCCAAGAAAGTCTTTGCCTTttacaaaccaaacaaaccgATCAGTTAAGTATTTTATTGCAATGCATGATATTTCCACTTTCTCATCCATGCCCTTGTCACTCTATCAGCTCGCTTCAAAActccaaaagcaaaaacaaaaataccacTTTCAAttctagaaaaagaaaaaaagaacattaacATTTCTTCATGCAAAAAGCACTTGATTCCAGATCTCAACAGTTGAAAAGTACTAGATTTGGGCCACACAGTGTATGGTATGATGCAGACATGAGTTTCTACCTGAATCCCAACTCTGCCTACAGGTCAAATATAACACCAAAACAACTtaggaaaaaatatatagaagaAATTCCAACTTTCAACATATCATCATAGTACAAAGCTTGCAACTATCATCTATAAATTGCAACAAAAGGTTATATCAATTACAGACAAGAAATGGGTTGACATGCCAACCAACAAAGGTTATACGCACATCCTGGCCTTAAAGAACAGGGTATGTCGGAAGAATGTTGGTACTGAAACTAATGCTTAAGCCGTAAATATTTGTCAACGGTTATGCTAAAAAAAGGAACTCCGCTCCACTTCATTTTTTGTCCTTGGAGATGATGAATATgctaaaaaatgtgaaaagtCCTGCATGTTTGCATCAATTACATGGAGCAACAGAGATGGCCCCTCAGtccctgaaaagaaaaagcaaaaatgcTCAGCCTTATCAACTTCATATAACAGAAATACTGAAATTAACAATGCACAAGAATATTTACTCAGACTAGACACATTACCTCTAACCAAGTGGAGATAAAGAATCCACAAATACCGAGAAGCATTGCCTTGAAACGAAAGGGTACCTGCTCAATGACAAACGGCATGCCTAAGAAAATATTCATatgcataaataaataccaaTCATGGAGTAATAAATACCTATAATTGTAATTCTAATCAAACATACAAGTACAGAAATCATGCTAGAGCtgaattgtaatttcactctCCCACTTAAAAAGAAAGCCTTTTATGCTATAAACCCAACAAACTACCAAgttaaatttcaatttttttttttctttcttgtcatGTTTTCTAGTTGTAGTGGATGGCCTTCCTATGAAGAAACGTAGTCCGTGAACCCATCTACAGCGTATTTTGAATATATGCTTAATAGAATTGGAATAGAATCCtgaacaaaagtgaaaaatgaaTGCAGATAAACTCCTGAACAACATATATTACTGAAACTTGTAGACGAAGACCAACATCTGTGTCAAAGCAGAAGTTAAACAACTTAAGATCAACTCATTGGTAATACTTCTCTGAGCAGCTAAGAGAAATTACTAAAATCCTGTTTACTTGATACTTTCCGCAATTCTTTATAAAATCAGCAATTAAAAAACATCTTACAGCTTCCCTTGAAGTCTTTCCCCAAGAGACGAGGCCATTAGAAGACAAGTGGAAGTGGGAGTTTGAAAAGCTTACATTTCTTCACTGTCAAAGTTGGAGTTCTTAGGAATTCATTGTACGCATAGAGTCAATTTGTCTTCTGTCTAGTCATCGAACtgacaagaaaaaggagaaggaTAAACAAGTCTTATTCCTTTGAAAAATGATTCAGAATTAATAAACTCTAGTTAAACCGAAAGGTGAagaatgaaaaggaaatttgattttaggaaagaagaaaatacttTTGATATGTGGAATGTGAGAAATCTTGGGCCATTCTGGGCCGCTGTCCTTGGTGCATCTTTCCTTCAGAAGGGGACATTCCCAAAATTCTAGGGTTTGTAATTTGGTGAGGCGTTGCATAGCTGTGACACTAGGTAGATACATCAATTTCTTGCATCTCCAAACCTCTAGCGTCCCAAGGGATGTAAGGTTACCCAACCAATCCTCAAGAGCCTCCACTCCATCGAAACACTCTATCCACAAATATGTCAGAGAAGTGAAGTGTTGAATTTGGTGAGGCAGAGACTTGAGCTTGGGCCACCCGTTCAACTCtaatttttgaagttttgatGATCCAGTTCCAAGATGGAAATCAGGGAAGGAATCGAGCTCCTTCCAGAACCCGCCAAGTTCCAATGTCTTCAAACTGGTGGAAATCAGGGAAGGCAGATATTTTAATTTCCCACAATTAACAATCACCAACTCAGAGAGAGATGTGAAGTCGTCTAAACTTGGAAGACTCTCTAAATTAGGGGCATCTCTTATTTTCAACTCCACAAGGAAGAGGTTTAAAGCTGGAATGGATCGAAGACGCcaacatttaattatattcAACTTCACAATAGAGACGGGCTCATTACTCCCCAAATTTCTTACTCCTCGACAATATTCAATGCTCAATTCATGGAGGGATGTGAAGAAATTTAAAGGTGGAATAAATTGTAGACCACTACATTTAATAATACTCAACTCCACAACAGAGACGGACCCACTACTCACCAAATTTTCTAATCTTCGACAATATTCAATGCTCAATTTATGGAGAGATGTGAAGAGGTTTAAAGGTGGAATAAATTGTAGACCAATACATTTAATTATACTCAACTCCACAACAGAGATGGGCCCACTACTCACCAAACTTTCTAATCTCTCACAATTTTCAATGCTCAATTCACGGAGGGATGTAAAGAGGTTTAAAGCTGGAATAGATTGTAGACCACTACAAACTCTTATACGCAACAACTCCACAATAGAGACGGGCCCACTACTCACCAAACTTTCTAatctcccacaatattcaATGCTCAATTCACGGAGGGATATGAATAGGTTTAAAGCTGGAATAGATTGTAGACCACTACAAACTCTTATACGCAACAACTCCACAACAGAAATAGGCCCACTACTCGCCAAACTTTCTAATCTCTGACAATATTCAATGCTCAATTCACGAAGAGATGTGAAGACGTTTAAAGTTGGAATAGATCGGAGACGCCAGCATTTAATTATACTCAACTTTACAATAGAGACGGGCCCACTACTCACCAAACTTTCAAATCTCCGACAATATTCAATGCTCAATTCACGGAGGGATGTGAAGAGGTTTAAAGCTGGAATAGATTGTATACCACTACATTTAATTATACTCAACTCCACAATAGAGACAGGCCCACTACTCACCAAACTTTTTAATCTCTCACAATTTTTAACACTCAATTCACGGAGGGACGTGAAAAGGTTTAAAGCTGGAATAGATTGTAAACTAGGGCAATTCTCTACAACCAAGTTTCGAAGAGATGCACAACAACGAAAGACATCGGGGGCAATACAAGTTAATTTTTCACAATCCATTATCTCCATACCTTCTGTCTTCAACAACATCCCTTCTGGCACACATGTAAGCTCCTCATTACCTTCTATCATCAAATTCTTCAGAGATGGAAAGTGACTAGGAACCTTTCTCAGTTTGATACAATTCTCGATATCCAGCTTCTCCAGGCAAGGAAACACCATGACTTGTTTTGGTGCTTCCATCCATTCAATTAGCTCCTTGCAATTACGAATGCATAATTCTTTCAGTGCTGGAAATACGTCATTTCCATAAATCTCTTCTCCAACACATTTTAGATTATCCATTCCTCCAATCCAAACAACTGTAAGATGAGGTAGATGGCCGAGTGTTGGGACTTTTTCACATCTATTGCAACCCTTAAGCCTAATCTGCTTTAAATTGTCAAGCTTAATCATCCATGATGGAAATTCAGTACCCATGAAATATCGAATCTCTAGCCTTTCCAACTCAGAATGCGGCTGGAGGCCTTCTAGTACATCCTCTTCATTATTATTGGTTGTTGACCTATTTTTCGtccatttaaataaaaagtggCATACGTTTTTCTTGTCCTTTAATTTAGCTTTCCTTGCCTCATCTCCATTCCTTACATGttccaaattacaaataatcAATTTACCCTTCAATTGATTCAAGACAGCCAGCTCCTCAATTTCCCTACCCATTACCTTATAATCCTCATAAGAGCAAGGTAATTTTCGAAGGCTAGTTAATCTCCCCAATACCCCAACTGGAAATTTCGTTCCCTCGTCACAATAAACATATCTCAAGTTGATCAAGTTTTGCACGTCTTTTGGAAATTCTTCAAGACCGCAGTATGTTGCTCTTAATGTCTGTAGGTTATACAGCTTGCCAATAGAATTTGGGAGTCTTTTGATTTCTGTAAAGGAAATGTCAAGATATCTCAAGTGTTTTAGCTTTCCGATTGAACTTGGAAGCTCCTCAATATTTTCGTCATATAATTTTAAGACACGTAAAGCTTTAAACCCTGGCAACATGTTTCGAGGTAGTGCTTCAGCATTCAAAAACAGAGATCTCAATTTCCCACTACTTCCTTTTGGAATTCTTTCTATATTGGGAGTTGCAACATCTTGATTCTTGTGGAAGTCTCGCATCATGCTTCTAGATTCGGATGCACGTTCTGCAAGATCGTGCACTAGATCGTGCATCTTGCATTCAGTAACAATGCCATCATCATCCACTGTAGCATTTTGAAATAAGGAGCTTTGGAAtagaatatcaaaatattcattaCCTATATCCTCCATCTCTAAATTACTTTTTTCAGGAGAAGGATGGAGGAATCCTTGAGCCATCCAAAGTTGAATCAAGTCATCTCTTTGCATCTCAGCATCTTTCATGAATGCTGAGCAATATGAAAAACATTGCTTTAGTGCTGGTGATTCTAAATTATCGAAACTCAACTTCAAGACTGACATGATTCTATCTTCTGCCTTTGGTAAGTCCCATATTCTACTGTCTTTAATTCTAGACCATTCAGAAGTACTCTTTTTAGAATGCAAAATGCCTCCCAAAACCTGGTAAATGGATTAGAGAAATTCTATCAAATTATTAGTAGGGTAAAATTAGCAATAAAAGGAGTCATTCAGATATAACCCCTTGCAACTAAAATAGTCTAGACAAAAACCCACATACTTCTAACTAAAACCCAAAACTAAATTGAACGCCAAAATTATCCATTCATATTGATTTATTAACAATCCCATGCCATACATCCCCAATGTTTTTGCACCGAACATATTCTCCCTTTTAAATCCCTTATTTTCtgagacaaaaaataaaataaaatcctttTTAAATCCCTTTTGTTAACAATCCCCGGCCCGCAAGACCATATGAAATTTTTATCGTATATAATATAGGTAGCCtatgcattaaaaaaaaagagttttggattttaaaaaaaaagaatttttatcgtatataatataaatccCTTTGGATTGAATGTTTTATTGTATAATAATCTAAAAAACGAAGGTGGTTTCGATGGGAATCTCTTGTATTGTTGTTGACCGACATATCAtgtttaattgatttttcagtagtttaatatattttaataggaAATTGAACTTTGTAAATCAAACAGAACCCAATGATCAAAAAGGTTTTTAAcccttaattttatatttgttaggtaaattaaaattaattactaGAAGCAAGGTTTTTAGCAAATCACCACACCAATAGGCAATATTTACATATATCAATATTGAGGTTAATTAAGGGTGTGGAGACTGATTCCCAAGTTGCCATTAAGATGGTGAGGGGGAGAGGGCAGTGGCTGTGGAGGTAGATAGTATTCTCTTTGACATTCAAATTGCAATTCGAAAATTCCAGgaagtaatttttatttttgcatctCGCAGTTGCAACAAAGCTGCTCATGAGGTTGCTACTTTTGCGTTTAGGGTAGGTGGTAGTTACTATTGGGAATCATAAAGGGCTTTACCGGTGGGGTACTAATGCAAATGTCTTCTAGAACATCTTTgttaatttctatttaataAAGTGATTGTGAAGAAAGAGATTGTGGAGAACGGGCATGATGACATGAAACTAAAAGAGAAATCGACAATCTTGTAATTTCCTTCTACATGAAAATTCATCAATGCAATTCAAAATAACCCGTTTATGATATGATCGATAAATTCCTAGAAATCATCCAATAATCTATAAAACtctaaataaagaaaaattaatgccTGATGTAAGAaatgcttgtataaaaaatatatatatgtatgtatatagtACGTGTACCTTTGCCATCAATGGTAGACCTTCACAATTTTTAGCGATCTCCCGTCCAATTCTCTCTAAATGAAGAGGTATATCAGAACTACCATTTGAGCAAGCTGCATGTTTCAATATGGACCAGCATTCATCTGTTGATAGAAGTTCCAAATCCTGTCGTGGAAGTTTTTTCTCTGAGATTGATGCAACTTTGGCACTGCGGGTAGTGACAATAATTGTGCTTCCCCGAGCAGAATCAAGCTTTAACAAGCGATCCATCAAGTCATTCCATTGTCTTGAATCGTCATTCCAGACATCATCAAGTACCAGCaagtatttttttcctttcagctCTTCTTGAAGGTGTTTAAGAAGTGCATccaaactttgttttacagCGGCTTTTAATGGGCTAAGAGATTCTAACatggaaattaaaatcaatttgACGTCAAAAGGATCAGATACGCACACCCATACTTTTGGATCAAAATACCCTTTTATAGAATTATCATTGTATACAGACTTGGCCAAAGTTGTCTTTCCTAGGCCTGCCATTCCCACAATGGCCATAACAGCAATATTTTCTTGATTGATGTTGGAGTTGGTCAAGGTTGTAACTATGTTTGACAGAACATCCTCCCTGCCAACGATGATTCCATCTTTTTCAGGAAATGAGTCGGTTTGTATGCGTCCTCTAATTCTTTCAGGGGTtgcatctttttctttggaaACAAGTCCAATGACAGATGCTTCACTCTTGAGATCCGCCAAGGATGCATTGATCTTCTGAATTTTATGTGCAATTTTAAGGCGGAATGCAACCGGATTGGAAAGTGAAAAGAAGTTGAGTACCTTTTTCTTCATATGATTTCGGATTTCTACTTTGCGCCGGAGAAGTTCATAGTTGAATTCATCCAAGACATCATCTGCATCTTGAGCTAGGCGTTTAAGATTCGTCACCCAATCTTCTACGGACTTGCTCCGACCTTGTGGTCCCTGGGCAACGTCGGCTAAGTAACCTTCAATGGTGGACAGTGTTTTGCGAAGCCTGTTTAGTTCAGCTTTGAATCCCCAGGCAAGACTGATTTCTTGAGCAGCAAGGGAAATCAGCTTCGTCAGTATTCCCTCGGTCGCAAAAGTAAGCACAGATTCTACAGCCATATCTTAGTTTCCTTGTGTAACCCTGCGCAAGACAAACAGCAGATCATATTAATGCtagttaattattattagttaGGAAACGAGAAGAAAAGACTGAAGATGGATGAAAACGCACACAGGCACAGAGCTTCTCTCGTAggtagaaggagaaggagatgaTGAATGCAGATTTGCATAAACAAGAGAGCAATAGCACGCAGAGACAGGCAGAGGAGAGGACCTTCTTTAACTCTCAGGAGGAGACTTAAAAGTCTTGCTGGGCCCTAccattttcatatttgtggaCACATGCATTTCTCACTAACTGATCATTAGATACCTCCAATCTACATTATACAGTGATTCTGCATTACCACCATGGCATTTGTCTGGTGGTGGTACAGACGAATAATGAGACGACACCTGGACTGCTGCCACCATCTTACTTTATACCACCATGGCATTTGTCTAATGCTAGCCTTTCAT
This window encodes:
- the LOC18791180 gene encoding putative disease resistance protein RGA1 is translated as MAVESVLTFATEGILTKLISLAAQEISLAWGFKAELNRLRKTLSTIEGYLADVAQGPQGRSKSVEDWVTNLKRLAQDADDVLDEFNYELLRRKVEIRNHMKKKVLNFFSLSNPVAFRLKIAHKIQKINASLADLKSEASVIGLVSKEKDATPERIRGRIQTDSFPEKDGIIVGREDVLSNIVTTLTNSNINQENIAVMAIVGMAGLGKTTLAKSVYNDNSIKGYFDPKVWVCVSDPFDVKLILISMLESLSPLKAAVKQSLDALLKHLQEELKGKKYLLVLDDVWNDDSRQWNDLMDRLLKLDSARGSTIIVTTRSAKVASISEKKLPRQDLELLSTDECWSILKHAACSNGSSDIPLHLERIGREIAKNCEGLPLMAKVLGGILHSKKSTSEWSRIKDSRIWDLPKAEDRIMSVLKLSFDNLESPALKQCFSYCSAFMKDAEMQRDDLIQLWMAQGFLHPSPEKSNLEMEDIGNEYFDILFQSSLFQNATVDDDGIVTECKMHDLVHDLAERASESRSMMRDFHKNQDVATPNIERIPKGSSGKLRSLFLNAEALPRNMLPGFKALRVLKLYDENIEELPSSIGKLKHLRYLDISFTEIKRLPNSIGKLYNLQTLRATYCGLEEFPKDVQNLINLRYVYCDEGTKFPVGVLGRLTSLRKLPCSYEDYKVMGREIEELAVLNQLKGKLIICNLEHVRNGDEARKAKLKDKKNVCHFLFKWTKNRSTTNNNEEDVLEGLQPHSELERLEIRYFMGTEFPSWMIKLDNLKQIRLKGCNRCEKVPTLGHLPHLTVVWIGGMDNLKCVGEEIYGNDVFPALKELCIRNCKELIEWMEAPKQVMVFPCLEKLDIENCIKLRKVPSHFPSLKNLMIEGNEELTCVPEGMLLKTEGMEIMDCEKLTCIAPDVFRCCASLRNLVVENCPSLQSIPALNLFTSLRELSVKNCERLKSLVSSGPVSIVELSIIKCSGIQSIPALNLFTSLRELSIEYCRRFESLVSSGPVSIVKLSIIKCWRLRSIPTLNVFTSLRELSIEYCQRLESLASSGPISVVELLRIRVCSGLQSIPALNLFISLRELSIEYCGRLESLVSSGPVSIVELLRIRVCSGLQSIPALNLFTSLRELSIENCERLESLVSSGPISVVELSIIKCIGLQFIPPLNLFTSLHKLSIEYCRRLENLVSSGSVSVVELSIIKCSGLQFIPPLNFFTSLHELSIEYCRGVRNLGSNEPVSIVKLNIIKCWRLRSIPALNLFLVELKIRDAPNLESLPSLDDFTSLSELVIVNCGKLKYLPSLISTSLKTLELGGFWKELDSFPDFHLGTGSSKLQKLELNGWPKLKSLPHQIQHFTSLTYLWIECFDGVEALEDWLGNLTSLGTLEVWRCKKLMYLPSVTAMQRLTKLQTLEFWECPLLKERCTKDSGPEWPKISHIPHIKIR